The Bacillus sp. Y1 genome includes the window TTTGAACGTTCTGGTTTCTCCCAAGAGTTTATTAGTCAGTACGGAGAAATGGAAAAAGAAGAACTCGCAAATAAAAATATTGCAGTAACGATTGCTGGACGTATCATGACAAAGCGTGGAAAAGGTAAAGCTGGCTTTGCACATATCCAAGACCTAAAGGGACAATTGCAAATATATGTTCGTCAAGATGCTGTGGGTGAAGAGCAATATGAAATCTTTAATATTGCTGATTTAGGAGATATTGTTGGTGTAACTGGTACATTGTTTAAGACACAAGTAGGAGAGCTTTCTGTAAAGGTAGAAGACTTTCAGCTTTTAACAAAGTCATTACGACCACTGCCTGATAAATTCCACGGCCTGAAGGACGTTGAACAGCGCTATCGTCAACGTTATGTTGACCTTATTATGAGTCAAGAAAGCAGACACACATTCATTACTCGTAGTTTGATCATTCAATCAATGAGAAGATACCTTGATTCTAAGGGGTACCTTGAAGTAGAAACGCCTATGATGCATGCTATTGCAGGTGGGGCATCTGCTCGTCCGTTCATTACACACCATAATGCATTAGATATGGAATTATATATGCGTATTGCAATCGAACTTCACTTAAAGCGCCTGATTGTCGGTGGCTTAGAAAAAGTTTATGAAATTGGACGTGTGTTCCGTAACGAAGGTGTATCTACTCGTCATAATCCTGAATTTACAATGATTGAACTGTATGAGGCTTATGCTGATTATCAAGATATTATGAGCCTTACAGAAAACTTAATTGCTCACATTGCTCAAGAAGTATTAGGGACAACTACTATTCAATACGGTGAATATGAAGTAAACCTTAAGCCAGAGTGGAAGAGACTTCATATGGTAGACGCGATTAAGGAATATACAGGTGCTGATTTCTGGAAGGAAATGAGTGTAGAAGAAGCAAGAGCCTTAGCGAAGGAACATGGAGTAGAAATTAAAGATACTATGCTTTATGGCCATATTGTTAACGAGTTCTTCGAGCAAAAAGTAGAAGAAAAGTTAATTCAGCCGACATTTATATATGGTCATCCAGTTGAAATTTCTCCTCTTGCTAAGAAGAATGATCAAGATCCTCGCTTCACAGATCGTTTTGAATTATTCATTGTGGCTCGTGAACACGCGAATGCTTTCACTGAACTGAACGATCCGATTGATCAGCGTGAACGTTTTGAAGCACAATTAAAAGAGCGTGAAGAAGGAAATGATGAAGCGCATATGATGGATGATGACTTTATTGAAGCCCTTGAGTATGGTATGCCTCCTACAGGTGGTTTAGGAATCGGAATTGATAGACTCGTTATGCTCCTAACAAATGCACCTTCTATTAGAGATGTATTGTTATTCCCGGCAATGAGACATCGTTAACGATCTATGTAGCGTACAAGAATATGAACTATTCTTGTACGCATTTTTTTTATAAAAAACATGTTGCATTCAAATCGATATGGTGATATATTATTATCTGTTGCCGCAAAAGAAGTTAACCTTCTGAGAAAATAATTTAAAAAAGTTATTGACTCTCATAATTACTTCTGGTAATATTAAAAAGTCGCCCAAGAGCGACAAGCTAATAAATTGTTCTTTGAAAACTAAACAAATCATACGTCAACAAAAATGATTAGTGTTGAAATATACACTAGCCAACGTTTTAACTTTAAGAGCTAATCTTACTCTTTATTGGAGAGTTTGATCCTGGCTCAGGACGAACGCTGGCGGCGTGCCTAATACATGCAAGTCGAGCGGATCTTTGGGAGCTTGCTCCCAAAGGTTAGCGGCGGACGGGTGAGTAACACGTGGGCAACCTGCCTATGAGACTGGGATAACTCCGGGAAACCGGGGCTAATACCGGATAATTCTTTTCTACACATGTAGAAAAGCTGAAAGATGGTTTCGGCTATCACTCATAGATGGGCCCGCGGCGCATTAGCTAGTTGGTGAGGTAATGGCTCACCAAGGCGACGATGCGTAGCCGACCTGAGAGGGTGATCGGCCACACTGGGACTGAGACACGGCCCAGACTCCTACGGGAGGCAGCAGTAGGGAATCTTCCGCAATGGACGAAAGTCTGACGGAGCAACGCCGCGTGAGTGATGAAGGTTTTCGGATCGTAAAACTCTGTTGTTAGGGAAGAACAAGTACCGGAGTAACTGCCGGTACCTTGACGGTACCTAACCAGAAAGCCACGGCTAACTACGTGCCAGCAGCCGCGGTAATACGTAGGTGGCAAGCGTTGTCCGGAATTATTGGGCGTAAAGCGCGCGCAGGTGGTCTCTTAAGTCTGATGTGAAAGCCCCCGGCTCAACCGGGGAGGGTCATTGGAAACTGGGAGACTTGAGTGCAGGAGAGAAGAGTGGAATTCCACGTGTAGCGGTGAAATGCGTAGAGATGTGGAGGAACACCAGTGGCGAAGGCGACTCTTTGGCCTGTAACTGACACTGAGGCGCGAAAGCGTGGGGAGCAAACAGGATTAGATACCCTGGTAGTCCACGCCGTAAACGATGAGTGCTAAGTGTTAGAGGGTTTCCGCCCTTTAGTGCTGCAGCAAACGCATTAAGCACTCCGCCTGGGGAGTACGGCCGCAAGGCTGAAACTCAAAGGAATTGACGGGGGCCCGCACAAGCGGTGGAGCATGTGGTTTAATTCGAAGCAACGCGAAGAACCTTACCAGGTCTTGACATCCTCTGACAACCCTAGAGATAGGGCGTTCCCCTTCGGGGGACAGAGTGACAGGTGGTGCATGGTTGTCGTCAGCTCGTGTCGTGAGATGT containing:
- the lysS gene encoding lysine--tRNA ligase; translation: MELIKMSHEELNDQLQVRREKLASLQEKGLDPFGKRFERSGFSQEFISQYGEMEKEELANKNIAVTIAGRIMTKRGKGKAGFAHIQDLKGQLQIYVRQDAVGEEQYEIFNIADLGDIVGVTGTLFKTQVGELSVKVEDFQLLTKSLRPLPDKFHGLKDVEQRYRQRYVDLIMSQESRHTFITRSLIIQSMRRYLDSKGYLEVETPMMHAIAGGASARPFITHHNALDMELYMRIAIELHLKRLIVGGLEKVYEIGRVFRNEGVSTRHNPEFTMIELYEAYADYQDIMSLTENLIAHIAQEVLGTTTIQYGEYEVNLKPEWKRLHMVDAIKEYTGADFWKEMSVEEARALAKEHGVEIKDTMLYGHIVNEFFEQKVEEKLIQPTFIYGHPVEISPLAKKNDQDPRFTDRFELFIVAREHANAFTELNDPIDQRERFEAQLKEREEGNDEAHMMDDDFIEALEYGMPPTGGLGIGIDRLVMLLTNAPSIRDVLLFPAMRHR